A single genomic interval of Staphylococcus hyicus harbors:
- a CDS encoding alpha/beta hydrolase fold domain-containing protein: MKRYVMSNLMGRYLSHQRHMKFKSQAEIDAFLEKRKVLNKEKHKQPDQINVKSNLVKDMFDDMQVFRFNFGHHIKNKILYIYGGTFVLQPSVFHWRFMDKLAYETLHEVVLPIYPKAPEYTYKETHEAIEAAYRRLLKETEPSNIVIMGDSSGANMALSFVQKHLKEQELPLPSQVYLISPWLDLSLSNPDITEQVQKKDPLHNVSSLQTIAKVWADDLEIKHPKISPLYGPVRGLPPVYMFGGTIELFYPDMLKLDSYFKAELQPIHFYQYKDMVTAFPLYPIVESRKVLKQIRKTIQQP; this comes from the coding sequence TGAGTAACTTGATGGGTCGCTATTTATCGCATCAACGTCATATGAAATTTAAATCACAAGCTGAAATCGATGCTTTTCTTGAAAAAAGAAAAGTTTTAAATAAAGAAAAACATAAACAACCGGATCAAATTAATGTGAAATCTAACTTGGTCAAAGATATGTTTGATGATATGCAAGTATTTCGTTTCAATTTTGGACATCACATAAAGAATAAAATTCTTTACATATATGGTGGTACTTTTGTCTTGCAACCCTCTGTGTTTCATTGGCGTTTTATGGATAAACTTGCCTATGAAACCTTACATGAAGTGGTGCTACCAATTTACCCGAAAGCACCTGAATACACATATAAAGAAACCCATGAAGCCATCGAAGCGGCGTATCGTCGTTTATTAAAAGAAACTGAGCCTTCGAATATTGTGATTATGGGAGATAGTTCAGGCGCTAACATGGCGTTGAGTTTTGTTCAAAAACATTTAAAAGAGCAAGAATTACCACTGCCAAGTCAAGTGTATCTGATTTCACCTTGGCTTGATTTATCCTTATCTAATCCAGATATTACAGAGCAAGTTCAAAAGAAAGATCCACTTCATAATGTGTCAAGTCTACAAACTATTGCAAAAGTCTGGGCTGATGATTTAGAAATTAAGCATCCAAAAATTTCACCATTATATGGACCTGTGCGTGGACTGCCACCAGTCTATATGTTTGGAGGGACAATTGAATTATTTTATCCGGATATGCTTAAATTAGACTCATACTTTAAAGCTGAGTTACAACCGATTCATTTTTACCAATATAAGGATATGGTAACGGCATTCCCTTTATATCCAATTGTAGAGTCGCGTAAAGTTTTAAAACAAATCCGTAAAACGATACAACAACCTTAA
- a CDS encoding PTS sugar transporter subunit IIC — MDLLIGTLFLVLVLVVFTLFTYRAPSGMRAMGALANAAIASFLVEAFNKYVGGQVFGIKFLEQLGDAAGGLGGVAAAGLTALAIGVSPVYALVIAAACGGMDLLPGFFAGYLIGYLMKYTERYVPDGLDLLGAVIVIAPLARIIAVGLTPVVDSTLIKIGDIIKSSMDVNPIIMGIILGGIITVVGTAPLSSMALTALLGLTGVPMAVGAMAAFSSAFMNGTLFHRLKLGDRKSTISVSIEPLSQADIVSANPIPVYITNFLGGASAGLVIAMSGMINDATGTATPIAGFLVMFGFNHWSTVLIYGAIMAIIGTIWGFVGSLIFKNYPIVTKQDMIARGAVDA; from the coding sequence ATGGATTTACTGATAGGAACATTATTTTTAGTTTTAGTACTCGTGGTTTTTACATTATTTACATATCGTGCGCCAAGTGGGATGCGGGCTATGGGAGCATTGGCTAATGCTGCAATTGCTTCATTTTTAGTCGAAGCGTTTAACAAATATGTGGGTGGACAGGTTTTTGGTATAAAATTTTTGGAACAATTAGGTGATGCTGCTGGAGGACTTGGTGGCGTTGCAGCCGCTGGTTTAACCGCATTAGCGATTGGGGTTTCACCTGTCTATGCACTTGTGATAGCCGCAGCATGTGGTGGTATGGATTTACTTCCGGGATTTTTTGCAGGCTACCTCATTGGTTATTTGATGAAATATACAGAAAGATACGTGCCGGATGGATTAGATTTATTAGGTGCAGTTATTGTCATTGCGCCATTAGCACGAATCATTGCTGTTGGTTTAACACCTGTTGTAGATAGTACACTGATAAAAATTGGAGATATTATTAAAAGCTCAATGGATGTTAATCCGATTATTATGGGTATCATTTTAGGTGGTATTATTACTGTTGTAGGAACAGCACCACTTAGTTCTATGGCATTGACGGCATTGTTAGGTTTAACAGGTGTGCCAATGGCTGTTGGCGCAATGGCTGCTTTTAGTTCAGCATTTATGAATGGAACGTTATTTCACCGTTTAAAATTAGGTGACCGCAAATCAACGATTTCAGTGAGCATTGAACCGCTTTCACAAGCAGATATTGTCTCAGCCAATCCAATTCCCGTATATATCACCAACTTTTTAGGCGGTGCATCAGCAGGATTAGTGATTGCGATGAGCGGAATGATTAACGATGCCACAGGAACCGCTACACCTATTGCAGGATTTTTAGTGATGTTTGGTTTTAATCATTGGAGCACAGTTTTAATTTACGGGGCAATTATGGCTATAATCGGTACCATTTGGGGATTTGTAGGCTCACTCATTTTCAAAAATTATCCTATTGTTACAAAGCAAGATATGATTGCGCGAGGCGCAGTAGACGCATAG
- a CDS encoding thioesterase family protein: MPKIEGVFLLLQYPFYHRNDVQDAWIDRNGHMNDAEYARVFSLAIDHFHDQVGLTNEERDARHYTVFTLESHITYLKELKKGVPFKIEVAIYDFDEKRTHFFLTLINEDTNETCATAETMMMGMSRATQKPAPFPDDIYAMIQTYAQSQGEIHFPKQLGHQIGIPRKK; the protein is encoded by the coding sequence ATGCCAAAAATTGAAGGAGTGTTTCTCTTGTTACAGTACCCTTTTTATCATAGAAATGATGTTCAAGATGCATGGATAGATCGTAATGGTCATATGAATGATGCAGAATATGCGCGTGTATTTAGTTTAGCGATTGATCACTTTCACGATCAGGTCGGCTTAACGAATGAAGAACGTGATGCCCGTCACTATACTGTTTTCACCTTAGAATCTCATATTACTTACTTAAAAGAATTAAAAAAAGGCGTCCCTTTTAAAATAGAAGTTGCTATATATGATTTTGATGAAAAACGAACGCACTTCTTTTTAACATTAATCAATGAAGATACAAACGAAACTTGCGCAACAGCTGAAACGATGATGATGGGAATGAGTCGAGCAACACAAAAACCGGCACCATTTCCAGACGACATTTATGCGATGATTCAAACCTATGCACAATCACAAGGTGAAATTCATTTTCCGAAACAGCTCGGACATCAAATCGGCATTCCTCGAAAAAAATAA
- the fni gene encoding type 2 isopentenyl-diphosphate Delta-isomerase → MRKNEHVKLALAQSSLPISDFDRIHFVHHAIPSMNTCDVSMSSEFPDFQLSKALYINAMTGGSEWTLEINQKLAQVAREVGIPMAVGSMHAALNNDGVKQSFIIVRQENPKGDLWANVSADVTLEEAKRAIDMIDANALQIHVNAPQELVMPEGSRHFEHWRTSIASIVAGVDVPVIVKEVGFGMSYETIRALIQCGVAYVDVSGKGGTNFATIENERRKLKDMSYMQDWGQSTVVSLLESRNLNNRIHILASGGIRNPLDAIKALRLGAEGIGMSRHILQIVQEEGVDAGIEYLTAFHEQMIKIMTLLNVKDIASLRQSSIIIDEYLRSWIQQRQLY, encoded by the coding sequence ATGAGAAAAAATGAACATGTTAAATTAGCTTTAGCACAATCGTCTTTACCAATATCAGATTTTGATCGCATCCACTTTGTTCATCATGCGATTCCAAGTATGAATACGTGTGATGTTTCAATGTCTTCTGAATTTCCAGATTTTCAATTGTCCAAAGCGTTATACATTAATGCGATGACAGGGGGATCAGAATGGACATTAGAGATTAATCAGAAACTGGCACAAGTCGCACGTGAAGTTGGCATACCGATGGCCGTGGGAAGTATGCATGCTGCACTCAATAATGATGGTGTAAAACAGTCATTTATAATTGTGAGACAAGAAAATCCTAAAGGTGACTTATGGGCAAATGTCAGCGCAGATGTAACACTTGAAGAAGCCAAACGCGCAATAGATATGATTGACGCAAATGCGTTACAAATTCATGTGAATGCGCCTCAAGAGTTAGTCATGCCTGAAGGGAGTCGGCATTTTGAACATTGGCGTACCTCTATTGCGTCCATTGTAGCAGGTGTAGATGTGCCAGTAATCGTAAAAGAAGTTGGATTTGGTATGAGCTATGAAACCATTCGTGCGCTCATTCAATGCGGTGTTGCTTATGTTGATGTCAGTGGTAAAGGCGGTACAAATTTTGCTACGATTGAAAACGAAAGACGTAAATTGAAAGACATGTCTTATATGCAAGACTGGGGGCAGTCAACTGTGGTTTCATTATTAGAATCACGTAATTTAAATAATCGGATTCATATTCTCGCAAGTGGTGGTATTAGAAACCCTCTTGATGCAATTAAAGCTTTACGCTTAGGCGCTGAAGGAATTGGAATGTCGCGTCATATTCTTCAAATTGTTCAAGAAGAAGGGGTTGACGCAGGGATTGAATATTTAACTGCCTTTCATGAACAAATGATAAAAATAATGACGTTATTAAACGTTAAAGATATTGCGTCGTTACGTCAATCTTCTATTATAATAGATGAGTATTTAAGATCATGGATTCAACAGCGTCAACTTTATTAA
- a CDS encoding GTP-binding protein, whose amino-acid sequence MKKVPVTVLSGYLGSGKTTLLNHILNQREGRRIAVIVNDMSEVNIDKDLVAEGGGLSRTDEKLVELSNGCICCTLREDLLKEVERIVQKGGIDHIVIESTGISEPVPVAQTFSYVDEELGIDLTKICQLDTMVTVVDANRFINDYQSGDMLLDRNQAVGEEDERTVADLLIDQIEFCDVLILNKIDLVSEEEANRLEAMLRKLQPSADIIRTINSEVPLDKVLNTGKFDFEKASQSAGWLQELEAGGHETHTPETEEYGISSFVYKRRLPFHAERFNEWLEHMSESIVRAKGIAWLAQYNNVACLVSQAGTAVDIHPVTYWVAAMPKAERAAILQEREDVRADWDPEYGDRHTQLVIIGIDLDKAAIEKALDACLLNSHEIDADWSQFKSPYEWEIVRQS is encoded by the coding sequence ATGAAGAAAGTACCAGTTACAGTTTTAAGTGGTTATCTCGGTTCAGGGAAAACAACATTACTTAATCATATTTTAAATCAGCGTGAAGGACGACGTATCGCAGTTATTGTAAATGATATGAGTGAAGTTAATATTGATAAGGATCTTGTTGCTGAAGGTGGGGGCTTATCACGCACAGATGAGAAATTAGTAGAATTATCAAACGGTTGTATTTGTTGTACTTTACGTGAAGATTTATTGAAAGAAGTAGAGCGTATTGTGCAAAAAGGTGGAATCGACCATATTGTCATTGAATCGACTGGAATTTCGGAACCAGTCCCTGTGGCACAAACCTTCTCGTATGTAGATGAAGAACTTGGAATTGATTTAACTAAAATTTGTCAGTTAGATACGATGGTAACTGTTGTCGATGCCAATCGTTTCATCAATGATTATCAGTCTGGCGACATGCTATTAGATCGCAATCAAGCGGTTGGAGAAGAAGATGAACGTACGGTTGCGGATTTACTTATCGATCAAATCGAATTTTGTGATGTATTGATTTTAAATAAAATTGATTTAGTTTCAGAAGAAGAGGCGAATCGTTTAGAAGCAATGTTGCGTAAACTTCAGCCTTCAGCTGATATTATTCGTACAATCAATTCTGAAGTGCCACTAGATAAAGTACTAAATACGGGTAAATTTGATTTCGAAAAAGCAAGCCAATCTGCGGGTTGGTTACAAGAGTTAGAAGCAGGTGGGCATGAAACACATACACCAGAAACAGAAGAGTATGGTATTTCGTCCTTTGTATATAAGCGACGCTTACCTTTTCATGCTGAACGCTTCAATGAATGGTTAGAGCATATGTCTGAATCTATCGTGCGGGCGAAAGGGATAGCTTGGCTAGCACAATATAACAATGTTGCTTGTTTAGTGTCTCAAGCAGGAACAGCTGTGGACATTCATCCTGTAACATATTGGGTTGCAGCAATGCCTAAAGCGGAACGTGCAGCGATTTTACAAGAACGTGAAGATGTTCGTGCAGATTGGGATCCTGAATATGGAGATCGACATACGCAACTTGTAATTATAGGAATAGATTTAGATAAAGCGGCCATTGAAAAAGCATTAGATGCATGTCTTTTAAACAGTCATGAAATTGATGCAGATTGGTCTCAATTTAAAAGTCCTTACGAATGGGAAATTGTAAGACAATCATAA
- the gltS gene encoding sodium/glutamate symporter, protein MIELNEISTLCLAVFLLIIGHAIVNRVAIFNRLSIPSPVIGGLIFAILAAILSSTGILTIKLNGKFFQDFFMLAFFTTIGLGASFKLLKLGGKVLIVYWILCGILATMQNVIGVSLSKVLGIDPLLGLTAGAMSMEGGHGNAAAYGQTIQNLGVNSAVTAALAAATLGLVAGGLIGGPVVRYLIKKHDLAPKQLDNKQKDYSEIVENTHLHKRFAFSEVFFIQIAILLFCMAVGTYLGELFTSLTGFSIPLYVAAMFIAVIIRNISEYGNLNLIDLKFTNRIGDISLGVFLSLALMSINITEIYDLALPLVIIVICQIIFVALFSIFIVFRLLGKDYDAAVMIGGFIGHGLGATPNAMANLDAITKKFGNSPRAYLVVPIVGAFLVDLLGVPIITTFINIFRP, encoded by the coding sequence ATGATTGAATTAAATGAAATATCAACCTTGTGTCTTGCCGTGTTTCTATTAATTATAGGACATGCCATCGTCAACAGGGTCGCTATATTTAACCGTTTGAGTATCCCGTCCCCGGTAATAGGTGGTTTAATATTTGCAATCTTAGCAGCAATTTTATCTAGCACAGGCATTTTAACAATTAAATTAAACGGAAAATTTTTCCAAGACTTTTTCATGTTAGCCTTTTTCACGACAATTGGTTTGGGCGCTTCATTCAAGCTCCTAAAATTAGGTGGAAAGGTCCTTATTGTTTATTGGATACTTTGTGGTATTCTCGCTACAATGCAAAACGTTATCGGTGTTTCCCTTTCTAAAGTATTAGGGATCGACCCGTTATTGGGGTTAACAGCAGGCGCCATGTCAATGGAAGGTGGCCACGGTAACGCTGCTGCATACGGACAAACCATTCAAAATTTAGGTGTAAACTCAGCTGTAACTGCTGCACTTGCAGCCGCAACACTCGGTCTTGTCGCAGGTGGCCTCATAGGTGGTCCGGTCGTTCGTTATTTAATAAAAAAACATGACTTAGCACCGAAACAACTTGACAACAAACAAAAAGATTACTCTGAAATTGTAGAAAATACACATTTACATAAGCGTTTTGCTTTTTCTGAAGTGTTTTTTATTCAAATTGCAATTTTGCTATTCTGTATGGCAGTCGGCACATATTTAGGGGAATTATTTACTAGCTTAACAGGATTTAGTATTCCATTATATGTTGCAGCAATGTTTATTGCAGTAATTATTCGCAACATTTCAGAATATGGAAATTTAAACTTGATTGATTTAAAATTTACAAATCGTATCGGTGATATTTCACTTGGCGTTTTCTTATCATTAGCACTTATGAGTATTAACATTACAGAAATCTATGATTTAGCGTTACCACTTGTGATTATCGTAATTTGCCAAATTATTTTCGTGGCACTATTCTCAATCTTTATCGTATTCCGATTACTTGGTAAAGATTATGACGCGGCAGTAATGATTGGTGGATTCATTGGCCACGGATTAGGTGCCACACCAAACGCAATGGCAAATTTAGATGCTATTACGAAGAAATTTGGTAACTCACCAAGAGCGTATCTAGTCGTTCCAATAGTAGGTGCATTTTTAGTTGACTTGTTAGGGGTACCTATCATTACAACATTTATTAACATTTTTAGACCATAA
- a CDS encoding AraC family transcriptional regulator — protein MQLLWKLFKRNHFEANIDECGIEIGTPNVSYQYTVVKPAVLHIIVAGTGSFTYQQSTYQLKSGDMFLLQEGMHVHYEASADDPWTYHWVGFSGNLAIDYLKRTSLIDCPVVMNKDTSDISKVMYQICERAITYETATSDDIHHLSDLYKLLFLITQCAPKPFEKEHNQIYSSVQDAVDYMNQNYMYAITIDDIAQYAKVSRSYLYKLFIKWMDQSPQQYLIYLRLYHASSMLKTTSKPIQDIAQAVGYSDPLLFSKAFRKHFDMPPSTYRKVYK, from the coding sequence GTGCAATTATTGTGGAAATTATTTAAAAGGAATCATTTTGAAGCTAATATTGATGAATGCGGTATCGAAATTGGCACACCCAATGTAAGTTATCAGTACACAGTCGTTAAACCTGCTGTATTACATATTATTGTGGCTGGTACAGGCTCGTTTACATATCAACAATCAACGTATCAGTTAAAATCCGGAGATATGTTTTTGTTGCAAGAAGGTATGCATGTACATTACGAAGCGTCGGCCGATGACCCGTGGACATATCATTGGGTTGGTTTTAGCGGTAATCTCGCGATAGACTATTTAAAACGCACTTCACTTATCGACTGCCCTGTCGTCATGAATAAAGACACCTCCGACATTTCTAAAGTGATGTATCAAATATGTGAACGTGCCATTACTTACGAAACAGCTACATCTGATGATATTCACCACTTAAGTGATTTATATAAATTATTATTTTTAATCACACAATGTGCACCTAAGCCTTTTGAAAAGGAGCACAACCAAATATATTCGAGTGTTCAAGACGCTGTGGATTATATGAATCAAAATTATATGTATGCCATTACAATTGATGATATCGCCCAATATGCAAAAGTAAGTCGTAGTTATCTATATAAATTATTTATTAAATGGATGGATCAATCACCTCAACAGTATTTAATCTATTTACGACTATATCATGCCTCTTCAATGCTTAAAACTACGTCGAAGCCCATTCAAGATATTGCGCAAGCTGTCGGTTACAGTGATCCCTTACTATTCTCAAAAGCTTTCCGCAAACATTTTGATATGCCACCTTCAACGTATCGGAAAGTATATAAATAA
- a CDS encoding glycoside hydrolase family 2 protein translates to MYIEKKRINIYKNQNRISSPRLMTPFMNKQEYFNISRKEEAAAYIPVRFISKFEDYSSMLLHTSSHQMLKENAKSQYVCTTLTAQFKIEDYDKLQDYHLYIHELACPMMLMLDNTIVSYVEPDYTYHRIDITPLISSGIHEIKMMVFQERHDATCQYASSLLEDIYIMSRAYDRIEDFDVFCQYDSETAMLQPTIEIKDIEGAPYITYSVLDQFGETLTVGEINIDQSNHLNLQAIPLEENDLHHLTLMLETQDEVIMHELMMKFVMPTTHAEHPTKVIAI, encoded by the coding sequence ATGTATATAGAAAAAAAACGCATAAATATTTATAAAAATCAAAATCGTATTTCATCTCCTAGACTTATGACACCATTTATGAATAAACAAGAATATTTTAATATTTCGCGCAAGGAAGAAGCAGCAGCCTATATACCTGTTCGATTCATCAGCAAATTTGAAGATTATTCATCAATGTTGCTTCACACATCGTCACATCAAATGTTAAAAGAAAATGCCAAATCTCAATATGTCTGCACGACATTAACAGCACAATTCAAGATAGAGGATTATGACAAACTTCAAGATTATCACCTTTACATTCATGAGCTTGCATGTCCAATGATGTTAATGCTTGATAATACCATTGTTTCCTATGTAGAACCTGATTATACATATCATCGCATTGATATTACACCGCTTATTTCATCGGGCATACATGAAATAAAAATGATGGTATTTCAAGAACGTCATGATGCGACATGTCAATACGCTTCTTCATTATTAGAAGATATATATATTATGTCGCGTGCATATGACCGCATTGAAGATTTTGATGTTTTTTGTCAATATGATTCTGAGACTGCCATGTTACAACCTACAATAGAAATTAAAGATATTGAAGGCGCACCTTACATCACATATAGTGTGCTAGATCAATTTGGAGAGACTTTGACGGTAGGTGAAATAAATATTGATCAATCAAATCATTTAAACCTTCAAGCCATCCCATTGGAGGAAAATGATTTACACCATTTAACATTAATGCTTGAAACGCAAGACGAAGTCATTATGCATGAGTTAATGATGAAATTTGTTATGCCGACAACACATGCCGAGCATCCTACAAAAGTCATTGCGATTTAG
- a CDS encoding Na+/H+ antiporter NhaC family protein, which produces MSNELRSQKHYGALALLPLVVFLIIYVGVGLFFTIIGKDEAFNQLPRHVAIMIAIAIAWLAYDRRTPLAKKVKIFTENAGSSGIAELGLILLLAGAFASAASASGGQDALVNMGLSIIPPSLLIPGIFAMSAFVATAMGTSTGTQAAFLPIGIAVAQSADLNVAAAAAAVIAGAYFGDNLSIISDTTIAATTGVGANMKDKFKANFMIALPAAVITFFIYAIVGGTGKIKGDLSFNIFDIIPYLFVLIAAIAGMNVMFVLLSGIVLTGIIGMLRGHLHFFEWTAKVGEGMESTFSIFLVAFLISGLVALIRYYGGIDWIVETMKKQARGRKSAEYAMGILSGILSAALVNNVVAILIAAPIAKEIGDASKIPPKRMASILDIFAASALMVLPHDSGMLMAEQFGNVSYLEVLQYSFYPVILILCTFISIHLGMFKGKQTT; this is translated from the coding sequence ATGTCAAACGAACTAAGAAGTCAGAAACATTATGGGGCCTTAGCGTTACTGCCATTGGTCGTATTTTTAATCATATATGTCGGTGTAGGATTATTTTTTACGATCATAGGTAAGGACGAAGCATTTAATCAATTACCGCGTCATGTTGCGATTATGATTGCCATTGCCATTGCATGGCTTGCATATGATAGGCGTACCCCTTTGGCAAAAAAAGTTAAAATTTTCACAGAAAATGCCGGTTCGTCTGGTATAGCCGAATTAGGACTCATTCTCTTACTTGCAGGGGCTTTTGCAAGTGCAGCCAGTGCGTCAGGAGGGCAAGATGCATTAGTCAATATGGGACTCTCTATCATACCCCCAAGTTTATTAATACCAGGTATTTTTGCGATGAGTGCTTTTGTGGCCACTGCAATGGGGACATCGACTGGGACACAGGCTGCGTTTTTACCTATTGGTATTGCGGTGGCGCAATCTGCGGATTTAAATGTCGCGGCAGCCGCTGCTGCTGTAATTGCAGGTGCATATTTTGGGGATAATTTATCCATTATTTCTGATACGACAATTGCAGCCACGACAGGTGTAGGCGCGAATATGAAAGACAAATTTAAAGCGAATTTTATGATTGCATTGCCTGCAGCGGTAATAACATTTTTTATTTATGCAATCGTGGGAGGTACCGGTAAAATTAAAGGTGATTTATCCTTTAATATTTTTGATATTATCCCTTATCTTTTCGTACTCATTGCAGCGATTGCAGGTATGAATGTGATGTTTGTTTTACTGTCAGGGATTGTATTAACAGGTATCATCGGGATGCTTCGGGGTCATCTTCATTTCTTTGAATGGACAGCTAAAGTTGGGGAAGGCATGGAATCAACGTTTAGCATATTTTTAGTCGCATTTTTAATTTCTGGACTTGTTGCTTTAATTCGTTACTATGGTGGCATAGATTGGATTGTCGAAACGATGAAAAAACAAGCGCGTGGCCGTAAAAGTGCAGAATATGCAATGGGGATTTTATCAGGGATTTTATCAGCAGCTTTAGTTAATAATGTCGTTGCGATATTAATCGCGGCACCTATCGCTAAAGAAATTGGTGATGCATCAAAAATACCTCCGAAACGCATGGCAAGTATACTGGACATCTTCGCTGCGAGTGCACTCATGGTGTTACCACATGATAGTGGAATGTTAATGGCAGAACAATTTGGTAACGTGTCATACTTAGAAGTTTTACAATATTCATTTTATCCTGTTATTTTAATATTATGCACATTTATATCGATTCATTTAGGCATGTTTAAAGGAAAGCAAACAACTTAA
- a CDS encoding DNA-3-methyladenine glycosylase, which translates to MDFIHRPTIEVAKDLLGVKIIYESAQTTYTGYIVETEAYLGFDDRAAHGYQGKRTPKVRSLYQLGGTIYGHMMHRYLLINFVTQAKGVPEGVLIRAIEPEDGIEMMIQNRGKSGYELTNGPGKFTTAMQIPRTIDGTRLNEGRLKIDTKNRKYPRKIVESPRIGIPNKGHWTHKPLRFTVQGNPYVSHQRKRDYILPDETWK; encoded by the coding sequence ATGGATTTTATACATCGACCAACAATTGAGGTGGCCAAAGATTTACTTGGCGTTAAAATAATTTATGAAAGTGCGCAAACAACGTATACGGGATATATCGTGGAGACGGAAGCGTATTTAGGTTTTGATGATCGAGCAGCACATGGCTATCAAGGAAAGCGTACACCTAAAGTGCGTTCGCTTTATCAATTAGGCGGCACCATTTATGGCCATATGATGCATCGTTACTTACTTATCAATTTTGTCACACAAGCTAAAGGTGTACCTGAAGGGGTATTAATTCGTGCAATCGAACCCGAAGATGGCATCGAAATGATGATTCAAAACCGAGGTAAATCAGGCTACGAGCTTACCAATGGACCTGGTAAATTTACTACTGCCATGCAAATTCCACGTACCATTGATGGCACACGCCTAAATGAAGGCCGTCTTAAAATCGATACAAAAAACCGTAAATATCCAAGAAAAATTGTAGAAAGCCCACGCATCGGTATACCTAATAAAGGTCATTGGACACATAAACCTTTAAGATTTACAGTACAAGGCAATCCCTATGTATCACATCAAAGAAAACGTGATTATATACTTCCAGACGAGACTTGGAAATAG
- a CDS encoding DUF805 domain-containing protein, which translates to MIATQQVGFLEAFKLFWLNYVNFKGRSRRSEYWWVMLWHTIIILPLVILGFISLIITPILAFIIFFIIILYCFATMIPNLALTVRRFHDNGFSMLIPIINVVIGILCNIVNIFIEQTDVYQAGNSTITAHSGFIPFFVAIIFMFVMFGLQIFTLVICLLDSKKETNQYGPSPKYVQNATPYKGVNDGGMTHEGSSMSHANEHLDTNADTSYPHKEEEMSDYKNR; encoded by the coding sequence ATGATAGCAACACAGCAAGTTGGTTTTTTAGAAGCTTTTAAGCTTTTTTGGTTGAACTATGTCAACTTTAAAGGCCGCAGCCGTCGTAGTGAGTATTGGTGGGTCATGTTATGGCATACAATTATTATTCTGCCATTAGTTATTTTAGGTTTTATATCACTCATTATTACACCAATATTAGCATTCATCATCTTCTTTATAATAATATTGTATTGTTTTGCAACGATGATTCCTAATTTGGCACTTACAGTGAGACGTTTTCATGATAATGGATTCTCAATGTTAATACCGATTATAAATGTGGTAATAGGTATTTTATGTAATATTGTAAATATTTTTATAGAACAGACAGATGTTTATCAAGCTGGAAACAGTACGATTACAGCACATTCCGGTTTCATACCATTTTTTGTTGCAATAATTTTTATGTTTGTCATGTTCGGTTTGCAGATCTTTACATTAGTGATATGTCTGTTAGATAGTAAAAAAGAGACGAACCAATACGGACCTTCTCCTAAATATGTGCAAAACGCAACACCATACAAAGGTGTAAATGATGGTGGAATGACACATGAAGGAAGCAGTATGTCACATGCCAATGAACATCTAGACACTAATGCAGATACATCGTATCCACATAAAGAGGAAGAGATGTCAGACTACAAAAACAGATAA